From Xiphophorus hellerii strain 12219 chromosome 20, Xiphophorus_hellerii-4.1, whole genome shotgun sequence, the proteins below share one genomic window:
- the LOC116710063 gene encoding retinoic acid receptor gamma-A isoform X2: MFDCMEALGLVPRPLFDVSRQGSCILGKATSYFSRLDPFAWTGTGSVQSVETQSTSSEEMVPSSPSPPPPPRVYKPCFVCQDKSSGYHYGVSSCEGCKGFFRRSIQKNMVYTCHRDKNCQINKVTRNRCQYCRLQKCFEVGMSKEAVRNDRNKKKKDVKEEVVLPENYELSGELEELVNKVSKAHQETFPSLCQLGKYTTNSSADHRVQLDLGLWDKFSELSTKCIIKIVEFAKRLPGFTTLTIADQITLLKSACLDILMLRICTRYTPEQDTMTFSDGLTLNRTQMHNAGFGPLTDLVFAFAGQLLPLEMDDTETGLLSAICLICGDRMDLEEPEKVDKLQEPLLEALKIYTRRRRPNKPHMFPRMLMKVTDLRGISTKGAERAITLKTEIPGPMPPLIREMLENPDAFEDSSDSSDSASAPPPAIQAIKQEEKSTYESAFEEEEEEEEDDYWDEEREWGADSDGEPWGEAAQKKAVAGKTQ; this comes from the exons CGGTGGAGACGCAGAGCACCAGTTCAGAGGAGATGGTGCCCAGCTCcccttcccctcctcctcctccgcggGTCTACAAGCCGTGCTTTGTGTGCCAGGACAAGTCATCTGGTTATCACTACGGAGTGAGCTCCTGTGAGGGCTGCAAG gGATTTTTCCGCCGGAGCATCCAGAAGAACATGGTGTACACCTGCCACCGAGACAAGAACTGTCAGATTAACAAAGTGACCCGGAACCGCTGCCAATACTGTCGTTTGCAGAAGTGCTTTGAGGTCGGCATGTCCAAAGAAG CCGTGCGCAACGATaggaacaagaagaagaaggacgTGAAGGAGGAGGTGGTGCTGCCCGAGAACTACGAGCTCAGCGGAGAACTGGAGGAGCTTGTGAACAAAGTCAGCAAAGCTCACCAAGAGACATTCCCGTCTCTGTGCCAGCTGGGAAAATACACCACA AACTCCAGCGCTGACCACAGAGTGCAGCTGGACCTGGGCCTGTGGGATAAGTTCAGTGAGCTTTCCACTAAGTGCATTATAAAGATTGTGGAGTTTGCCAAGCGACTACCAGGCTTCACTACGCTCACCATCGCTGACCAGATCACCCTCCTCAAATCTGCATGCCTGGACATCCTG ATGCTGAGGATATGCACCCGCTACACTCCAGAGCAGGACACAATGACGTTCTCAGACGGCCTGACTCTCAACAGAACCCAGATGCACAACGCCGGCTTTGGGCCGCTCACAGACCTGGTGTTTGCCTTCGCCGGTCAGCTCCTGCCTCTGGAGATGGACGACACAGAGACGGGGCTCCTAAGTGCAATCTGTCTCATTTGTGGAG ACCGCATGGACTTGGAAGAGCCGGAGAAGGTCGACAAACTCCAGGAGCCGCTGCTGGAGGCTCTAAAGATCTACACTCGCCGCAGACGCCCGAACAAACCTCACATGTTCCCTCGCATGCTGATGAAAGTCACAGACCTGCGAGGAATCAGCACCAAAG GTGCAGAGCGAGCCATCACCCTCAAGACGGAGATCCCGGGCCCCATGCCGCCTCTGATCAGGGAGATGCTGGAGAACCCGGACGCCTTCGAGGACAGCAGCGACTCCAGCGACAGCGCCTCGGCCCCTCCACCGGCCATCCAGGCCATCAAGCAGGAGGAGAAGTCCACGTACGAGTCGGCCttcgaagaggaggaggaggaggaagaggacgacTACTGGGACGAGGAGAGGGAGTGGGGGGCGGACAGCGACGGCGAGCCGTGGGGGGAGGCGGCACAGAAGAAGGCCGTGGCGGGAAAGACGCAGTGA